TCACTCTCTCTAAGTTCATACATTCTCAGAAGCTCACATCCTTTGATAAACTGCTCGAATCTTAAGACCCTCAAACTTGTATTAATCACTGCCCCCGAGGTTGGAGTCTTTAACCGGGTACTCACATCTTGCCCCTCTCTGGAGGTGCTTGTACTAGACATCGTTTGCGTCGACAACAAAAGTGGGGTTCCTTTGAAGATTGAGAACAACACATTGAAAGTTTTGCATGTGCAGGCTATGCATTACGTTGACGGTATCCAAGTGTCAGCTACTAGTCTAGATATTCTCATCATCGAAGATGCCTCTTTTGGGAGGGATGGATTTTTCCTCCGGTCCCCCAAACTCCAATTTGATAGGAACTTTTGGGCTCCAGGGAGGTTTGTGCCTCACATGAGCTACAACATATCAAAGGTATGAGTTTAGACTAACTAAGTTGAATATATGTACATTGTTAAGGTATTTGATTTTGAGTTTGACATAGTTTTTATTCAGGAGGAAAACAGCATTGTGCATGAAGAATATATGAACAACATACCTCGTCCGTTTTTTAGATCGGTTGCAATTATGGCTGCATCCATGTCGGTGAGTGTAGATTTAAGGAATCAGACACAAGTGGAGAGATTACGACAAGTCCTACGTCTGTGGACTCGTAAAATGATGGGGCTTGAGATCATATTTAAGGTATGTATATATATATGTACATTGATTCATGCTTGTTTGCTTGCTTTAAAGTTGAAGAAGACACCAGTGCCTTGACTACCAAGTCTAAATTTGCTTTAATGGAACGTGATTTGGTATGTTGTGCAGCAGGATTACAACGATGCTACTACCACAGAAGAAAACAGTGAGTCTTGGCATAAGAAGTTTTGGAAGGATAATATTAACAAAGATGCCTTCCCCAGTGCCAAATTCCGTGTGAAAACTGTGTGGATGAATAACTTCAGCGGTTCAGAGGAAGAGTTTGCCTTTGCGTCGTGTTTGATCAGACAAGGGACGGTGGTAGATAAGATGATGATCAAAACGTCTTCCTTGCCTGCAAGGAAGAAGTTGGAGATAGAAGCAGCAGTGGTCAAGCTTGAAGCACTTCAAACAGAAGATGAAAGGGAGCTTACCATTCATTGTTTCTGATAGAGTTTAATTTGGGTCAAACCTGTTCAACCTAATTTTGAAGATTTGTTACACTTTTTTTTTTTGTGAATGCTACGAACTTGTTCTTCTTTCGCTATAATTCAGATTGTGAACTGCAATGCATCAAAATTGATTCTTCTTAGTGAAATCTTCTTCATTGAGCCATTTTTTGGAACTGATTCTTTTGTTTGAAGATCAGTAGCACACACTCTTCGAGAGAACCCAACTAGAAATCTTAGAACTTATTGTTGGTGACATAGGATACCAAAGGGATTCATCAGAAGAATCAAACTAGTGAAAACTTGTGGAACAAGAAACAAGAATAACAAAACACAGAGTGATGGCTCTAAGAACTGGTCATGCAGTAACACAAAGGATCTTGGCTGTCCACTTGGTGATGTCAGAGTAAACATCTGATCACTCCTGAAAAAATGATTAGCGTCAGGTCTCATGAAAGGATAATAACGGTACATGGAAAAATCTATTGCATTGAGATGAGGTTGTTGAACGAAATAGGTCTGAGCTGGACCAAATAAAGGCCTTGGAACAAACGTCTGGTTCTGTAATCCTTCTATATTAGCCAGCTGGTTAGCCATTGTGTGCTGGTGAGTTGGTCTTATAATCTGAGGTCTCAAAGCTGCAGCGTTAGGACCCGACCCAGATGCATAGCTGTGAACCATCCTGGTTGCTTTTTGGTCAACATCGTTGGAAAAAGTGTACCACGGTTCACAGTTTGATAATCACTCCTAGGAAATTGATTAAAGATTTGAATTATTAGTGAAGAGACTAAGGCTAACATAATCCAACATTAGTAACAGAACTAGAAGCAGAGCAAAACAGAGACAATAGGTCTAAACCTGTTCTTCAAGAGCGCCAGGGCTATTTGGTTCAAATCTGTTCAATCTAATTTTGAAGATTTATTTACGAACTACGTTCTTCTTTTTGCTACAAGAATTGGTCAAGAAATTAATTATACATGGAACCTGTATAAATATTATCTTTTATGGACAAACAGATCCTCACTGCCAAACCCAGAATATAAGCCGTCCCAAACACCTATATTTTTTTTTCTGAAATCCCTTAATAACTGTCTATAAGTAGATTCCAGAGGAGTGACTGATAGTGGAGAGCTCAGAATCATTTTCTCTGGATCAACAGAGTAAAGATCAGAGTATAAACCATCTGAAAATAATTCAGATTGTGACTGCAATGGATCTTTTGATTCATTTTCTGCATCAGTGTCATCTTCTTAGTTAATTCTTATGCTTTGAGCCATTTTTTTGAACTGGTTCTTTTGTTAGAAGATCAGTAGCACACACTCTTCCAGAGAAGCAAACTAGAAATCTTAAGAATTTTTTTGTTGGTGACATAGGATACCAAATGGATTCATCAGAAGAAACAAGAAGAACAAAACACAGAGTGATGAATGGCTCCAAGAAGAACAGAAACACAAGTAATAGCCAAATGTGAATCAGATGCCTCCTGCAATAGAAGTATATTAAGAGCATCTTGCATTTCCACAGTTGCAATTGACTCTGTTAGGCATAACAATTCTGTCTTGCGAACCATTTCATGTAGTGATCCTTCTTCTGAGAATTGAACAACAACTCTATATGATTACACTAGAGTCGGTCCGCGGTACGAACGGATTTTATATTTCAATTTGATATATATATTATTTATATCATATTTTTGTTTATGTCTTACTTATATGTTATTTAATGTTTATAACATATTTTTTACGACTATAATATATTTTATTACAATTATAATAGGTGAAGCTAATATAAGGGACCCTATAATATAAGTACTCATTGTTTTAAGTAAAGCTACATTATATCTCTTCAAAATAAAATTTCATAAAAAGTAAATAAAACAACTATTTAAAATGTTCTATTAGTTAAATGCACTGAAACTTCTATGAAAGTATTGATATTAACTATATTATTTGATAAACTATAAACAGAAAACAATATATTACAATCTAACTATAGTTAAAATATAATTTGGGAT
The DNA window shown above is from Brassica oleracea var. oleracea cultivar TO1000 chromosome C3, BOL, whole genome shotgun sequence and carries:
- the LOC106332119 gene encoding F-box protein At1g80960-like isoform X2, whose amino-acid sequence is MERSSSAQVKDVDNISKLPNDVLLLILSRLSTEEAIRTSVVSKRWEHVWKQLSHLVFDIPRIINSTELRDSLNRVDILITKVINNHRGHLESCVINHFPYHGVTGILNTWIQSVTCVKHTKVLTLTNDFLCRNPTNKIFDIPTNSFSHPSLMSLSLSSYILRSSHPLINCSNLKTLKLVLITAPEVGVFNRVLTSCPSLEVLVLDIVCVDNKSGVPLKIENNTLKVLHVQAMHYVDGIQVSATSLDILIIEDASFGRDGFFLRSPKLQFDRNFWAPGRFVPHMSYNISKEENSIVHEEYMNNIPRPFFRSVAIMAASMSVSVDLRNQTQVERLRQVLRLWTRKMMGLEIIFKDYNDATTTEENSESWHKKFWKDNINKDAFPSAKFRVKTVWMNNFSGSEEEFAFASCLIRQGTVVDKMMIKTSSLPARKKLEIEAAVVKLEALQTEDERELTIHCF
- the LOC106332119 gene encoding F-box protein At1g80960-like isoform X1, coding for MERSSSAQVKDVDNISKLPNDVLLLILSRLSTEEAIRTSVVSKRWEHVWKQLSHLVFDIPRIINSTELRDSLNRVDILITKVINNHRGHLESCVINHFPYHGVTGILNTWIQSVTCVKHTKVLTLTNDFLCRNPTNKIFDIPTNSFSHPSLMSLSLSSYILRSSHPLINCSNLKTLKLVLITAPEVGVFNRVLTSCPSLEVLVLDIVCVDNKSGVPLKIENNTLKVLHVQAMHYVDGIQVSATSLDILIIEDASFGRDGFFLRSPKLQFDRNFWAPGRFVPHMSYNISKEENSIVHEEYMNNIPRPFFRSVAIMAASMSVSVDLRNQTQVERLRQVLRLWTRKMMGLEIIFKQDYNDATTTEENSESWHKKFWKDNINKDAFPSAKFRVKTVWMNNFSGSEEEFAFASCLIRQGTVVDKMMIKTSSLPARKKLEIEAAVVKLEALQTEDERELTIHCF